The genome window TCTTTTTAGCAATGTTTCTTTGAATAATTTCATGTTGCAATGGCTTGTGTGACCAGATACGTGCTAAATCATCCAGAGTCATAAATTTGTATCCCATGGTTTCAACTCCTATCAGATTAGATGTAGTCTTCCGGACGAAATTCCTTAATGAAATCAACTGCATCATCAAAGTCGATACGCCGCACATGGCTGTATTTCGCGACTTCAAATCGTTCTTTCAACTTACTCCAGATCATCCGCCGATAACGACCAACCATGTCCTTAAACTTCTCATCTGACTCCTTGTATCGGTCCTTCGTTAATGAATTCGACTTCTTGCGAACAAGAGACTGGAGTTGGTAGCACTCCGCATCCGTCAGCGTTACGCTGTCCCGGACCTCCTGAACCATCATTTGAACCTCACCAACCTTTTCTGCTACGTCCTCCTGCATCTGTCTGATGCCATCCACCAAACCACGAATTGCCATACCTTGAGCTTCAGTTAACTGCATCTGTCTTTCAACAACCGACAAGAAGTCAGGCTGATTAGTATTCATCAATGTTGTCATTTGGATTTACCACCTTTCTTGAATTAATTGCCGGACGCATCTGGTCAATGAAAGATTGGAGCATGTCAAGACCTTCTGAAAACCGTTTTTTCTCACCGGCACTAGCACCGGAGACGGCTCCAAGCATAAACGATGTGATACCGACTTTCTGAAGAAACTGATTTATATGGATGCTGATCTGAATGGTATTTCTATCAGCTTCGAAACGAAGTTTCTTCATTTGAGCAGCAGCATGTTGTTCATCGAAGTTATCAGGCTGTTGAAGCTGCATAGTCTCCAACTCTTCTTTCGTCCGTTGATAACCAGCTTTCAATTCTTCAACCTTTAAGCGCTCCATTTCGACATCATCCTGAAGCTTGGCTTTCCAATATTGGTCAAGCTCTTTAAGCTGCCGCGCTGTCTCCTGGTCTTTCTGTTCTAGTAAGACTCCAGTTTCTTCGTCCCTGCGCTCAACCGCTGCCGCTACTGCTTCATCCAACTGGTCTGCTGGGATTGCATCCTTGTAGCGCTTCTCGATGTCTAATTTTTCTTGTTCAGCTTGCTCGGCGCGTTTCTCAGCAGCTTCAAGGCGTTCCTTCGTTTCCGTAAATGCTTTATGAGTAGATATGATGCCTTTGTCAAGCTGCTGAATGATTTCTGGAGTAGCATTTTCCATAATGTACTTGGCTTTGTCGTAGGTTCTGCCTGATCCAAAGCCTGCTTGATCAGCTACAATATCGCGAACCTGTCCGGCAGGCTGCTCAGGAACATTTTCCTTTCCTCCTGCCATCCGTTCCTTGACCTTTATCCGTTCGACTTCTTCCAGCCGTTTAGCCCATTCAACTCTTTCGGAGAAGGTAAATTCTTTCCGGTGCTCGTTCTCAGATATTTCAAGCCGAAGCTGATGTTCAAAGTCACTGATTTCCATCACTCGGACCACAACCTCTTTACGGCCCAGGTATTGATGAGCACGCAAGCGGCGTTCCCCTGCAATTAACTGATAATCTGGTGTTACTACTATAGGATTGATAAGTCCGTTTTGATCAATGTCCAGTGCCAACTCTTCAATGCCGCCAAAGTCTTTACGAATTCTATCTGCAACCTTGATTTCGTTTATCTTAATTAACAATTACATTTCTCCTTTCTTCAAATGTTCAAAAAGCCATTGCCTTAGAAACTCTCTGGTTTCTTGAACGGGAAAATACCACTTTCCACCAAGCTTCGCTTTTATAAATCGTGGATCAAAGAAAAAATTATTCTGTATGGTGTTCCAACTCATACAGGTTCTCTTCATTAATTCCTCCGAATCCCAGTATACGTATTCCGAATCCACTTCTTTAACTAATTCGGCAATATGCTCTCGGGCAAGCTTCAATACCTCTGTTTCATTAATGTTAATAGTCATCATTTTTTCCAAATCGTCACCTCCGGATCATAATCGAAGGTATTTAAAATACCCTTGTGGATATAAAAAAATGCAATCCTCAAACAATGGGTATTGACAATACCCATTAACAAAAGTATACTTCATATAGGTATTCTGACTACCTACTGAACTAAAATAATTCGTCTGGTTTTCCTTTTAGAACTTCACAAATTTTTAGCATTAATTTAAAACTTGGATTGACTCGACCGTATTCTAAGCTCTTGATATGTTCAGTGGAAACGCCAACTGCATTGCCTAGCATAGATTGGGTCAGCCCTTGTTGAAGTCGCTTGTTTCTAAGATTACCGCGTTTTTCAATCAGCTTCTCTGGCAATGTTTCTTCACCCCCTTTTATATAACTTGTATCCTGATTATAAAGGGTATTTTAAATACCGTCAAGTATTTAAAATACCCTTTATTAAAAAATTGTTTTGGAGGCTAGAGAATGTCTTTAGGCGAGCGTATTCGTAACCGCAGAAAAGAAATAGGTTTAACTCAAATAATAATAGCAGAACACCTAGGTATGGGTAGATCCAACTTTGGTCATATAGAAAACGATAGGGTTATCCCTTCAAGTACAGACCTAGAAAAAATAGCCACCATCTTAAAAACAACTCCGAATTATTTACTTGGAAACAGCGATCAAAAAGAAACCATCACTGACAATGCTGATGTACCTGACTGGGCAACGAATAAGGATATTGCAGATTTCAGAAAGATGCTTGAGAATGATCAACCTGTCCTCTTTGATGGGGTTCCAATTGAAGGTGAAAAGCGTCAACGTGTGTTGGACATATTGTCTGGTCTATTCTGGGAAGCAAAGGAATTAAACAAAGAAACATATGGCAAGAAACG of Paenibacillus sp. FSL R5-0517 contains these proteins:
- a CDS encoding ORF6C domain-containing protein, encoding MTTLMNTNQPDFLSVVERQMQLTEAQGMAIRGLVDGIRQMQEDVAEKVGEVQMMVQEVRDSVTLTDAECYQLQSLVRKKSNSLTKDRYKESDEKFKDMVGRYRRMIWSKLKERFEVAKYSHVRRIDFDDAVDFIKEFRPEDYI
- a CDS encoding ParB N-terminal domain-containing protein, with product MLIKINEIKVADRIRKDFGGIEELALDIDQNGLINPIVVTPDYQLIAGERRLRAHQYLGRKEVVVRVMEISDFEHQLRLEISENEHRKEFTFSERVEWAKRLEEVERIKVKERMAGGKENVPEQPAGQVRDIVADQAGFGSGRTYDKAKYIMENATPEIIQQLDKGIISTHKAFTETKERLEAAEKRAEQAEQEKLDIEKRYKDAIPADQLDEAVAAAVERRDEETGVLLEQKDQETARQLKELDQYWKAKLQDDVEMERLKVEELKAGYQRTKEELETMQLQQPDNFDEQHAAAQMKKLRFEADRNTIQISIHINQFLQKVGITSFMLGAVSGASAGEKKRFSEGLDMLQSFIDQMRPAINSRKVVNPNDNIDEY
- a CDS encoding group-specific protein, with protein sequence MMTININETEVLKLAREHIAELVKEVDSEYVYWDSEELMKRTCMSWNTIQNNFFFDPRFIKAKLGGKWYFPVQETREFLRQWLFEHLKKGEM
- a CDS encoding helix-turn-helix transcriptional regulator, whose translation is MPEKLIEKRGNLRNKRLQQGLTQSMLGNAVGVSTEHIKSLEYGRVNPSFKLMLKICEVLKGKPDELF
- a CDS encoding helix-turn-helix transcriptional regulator: MSLGERIRNRRKEIGLTQIIIAEHLGMGRSNFGHIENDRVIPSSTDLEKIATILKTTPNYLLGNSDQKETITDNADVPDWATNKDIADFRKMLENDQPVLFDGVPIEGEKRQRVLDILSGLFWEAKELNKETYGKKRNSKKPNDQDSKE